In the genome of Drosophila yakuba strain Tai18E2 chromosome 3R, Prin_Dyak_Tai18E2_2.1, whole genome shotgun sequence, one region contains:
- the LOC6535322 gene encoding solute carrier family 22 member 3 isoform X2, whose translation MSFIHPDASLMGSNGNTSSSMEGSVSKSEDGTRKSPLTDRLEIKIVMLNVQAEYPLLPLSDGAPLPPQVHSSSYISASRSPHFGALAGDLEPKYLPLPPTSPSNEKAKCEAKGPKGETNNNNSTSSNHNREGTHRRQHEYQLYPNDTFARLEGKSPKPNTKMQTKVDAVGRITGPWGKWQLRTVLLIFLCKIPSSWFMACIIFTAPAPRHGEFFCKPPNTIEAQNQTQWIKVSHPQKEESDDQEFSIDFCNVYQDAQEHAHHYYNYENSDQEPRVWEKPLNRNSNVIPCTEFQHESDYHSVVTQYDLVCSRDILVSVTQFFHLFGVLTGGILANQLLKYFSPRNVMLFGMITQIFCGNLTGHVASYELHVFFRCLSAVCCAQMYTAGGQIMADITGGKYRTCVSTLFEQFWSIGVMMLPGVASFWSSWSHLYMAISWPTVILIYLWQWIPDSPRWLIARGRTQDAKKILLECVEVNGTGYNLPHDIDQQLDLQAQTAMDAPPPSGWWSIWKGERAVRHIVCVHLAWSLYIVVYYGMLLNIRSFSRDHLYINTFFAGFSEMIGTFFGLFLILKTTRKWLWTGLFNIVAGCIAYCGWLVPKPSVIGLDPNVALLMCSAMVSKMAISTTLSILTTCTVELVSDDKKKITSFSTICWARFWLLGAPFIGSTVVFGQLIPQTAFASLAILGGLCTSLISSPRTHPILRPSSPAAQGTQNMTSQFTVHSMDNKAYTPTSKTIHSNSTILKLNTPQSNLPPQLMPGIWTTKIIEDGPPM comes from the exons atgaGCTTTATCCATCCCGATGCTAGTTTAATGGGGTCCAATGGGAACACATCCAGTTCCATGGAGGGATCTGTATCGAAATCGGAGGATGGCACTCGCAAAAGTCCTCTCACTGATCGGCTTGAGATAAAAATCGTTATGCTTAACGTTCAG GCGGAATACCCTTTACTGCCCCTAAGCGACGGCGCGCCATTGCCCCCTCAAGTCCACAGTTCCTCGTACATATCAGCCAGTAGGTCGCCCCACTTCGGCGCCCTAGCTGGGGACCTTGAACCAAAGTACCTCCCACTACCACCCACTTCCCCGTCCAACGAGAAAGCCAAGTGCGAAGCCAAGGGTCCCAAAGGAGagacgaacaacaacaacagcaccagcagcaaccacaatCGCGAGGGTACCCATAGGCGCCAGCACGAGTATCAGCTCTATCCCAACGACACCTTCGCTCGACTGGAGGGAAAGTCCCCGAAGCCAAACACCAAGATGCAGACCAAGGTGGATGCGGTGGGGCGGATCACAGGTCCGTGGGGAAAGTGGCAGCTGCGCACGGTGCTACTGATCTTCTTGTGCAAGATTCCATCCTCCTGGTTCATGGCCTGCATCATTTTCACGGCCCCAGCACCGAGACATGGCGAGTTCTTCTGCAAGCCCCCCAACACAATTGAAGCCCAGAATCAAACGCAGTGGATCAAGGTCTCGCATCCGCAAAAGGAGGAGAGCGACGACCAGGAGTTCAGCATTGACTTCTGTAACGTTTACCAGGACGCCCAGGAGCACGCCCATCACTATTACAACTACGAGAACAGTGACCAGGAGCCGCGCGTGTGGGAGAAGCCCCTGAATCGCAACTCCAACGTAATTCCCTGTACGGAGTTCCAGCACGAGTCAGACTACCACTCGGTGGTCACGCAGTACGACTTGGTCTGCTCCCGGGACATTCTCGTTTCCGTCACCCAGTTCTTCCACCTCTTTGGCGTGCTCACCGGCGGCATTCTTGCTAATCAGCTGCTGAAATA TTTTAGCCCCCGAAATGTGATGCTCTTCGGCATGATCACACAGATATTTTGTGGTAACCTCACGGGGCACGTGGCCTCCTACGAGCTACATGTGTTCTTCCGGTGTCTCTCCGCCGTATGCTGTGCCCAGATGTACACGGCCGGAGGCCAAATCA TGGCCGACATAACAGGGGGAAAGTACCGAACGTGCGTCTCCACGCTGTTTGAGCAGTTCTGGTCTATAGGGGTAATGATGTTGCCCGGAGTAGCCAGCTTTTGGTCCAGCTGGTCCCACCTCTACATGGCCATCTCGTGGCCAACTGTGATACTAATTTATCTGTGGCA GTGGATTCCCGACTCGCCGCGATGGCTGATCGCCCGCGGACGCACTCAGGACGCCAAGAAGATCTTGCTGGAGTGCGTGGAGGTAAATGGGACGGGCTACAACCTGCCGCACGACATAGACCAGCAGCTGGACCTGCAGGCACAGACCGCCATGGACGCTCCTCCgccgagtgggtggtggtccATTTGGAAAGGAGAACGAGCGGTGAGACacattgtgtgtgtgcaccTGGCCTGGTCGCTATACATTGTGGTCTACTACGGCATGCTGCTCAATATCCGCTCCTTCAGTCGCGACCACCTTTACATAAACACCTTCTTCGCGGGCTTTAGCGAGATGATAGGCACTTTTTTCGGGCTCTTCCTGATTCTTAAGACCACCCGCAAGTGGCTGTGGACAGGACTCTTCAACATCGTGGCAGGCTGCATTGCCTATTGCGGCTGGCTGGTTCCGAAGCCCAGCGTAATTGGACTGGATCCGAATGTAGCCCTGCTGATGTGCTCGGCCATGGTCTCCAAGATGGCCATTTCCACTACGCTCAGTATACTGACAACCTGCACGGTGGAGCTGGTTTCAGATGACAAAAAAAAGATCACTTCCTTCTCCACAATTTGCTGGGCCCGCTTCTGGCTGCTGGGAGCGCCCTTTATTGGATCCACAGTGGTCTTCGGCCAGCTCATTCCCCAGACGGCCTTTGCCTCTCTGGCCATTCTCGGTGGCCTGTGCACGTCTCTGATCAGCAGTCCAAGGACACATCCCATCTTAAGGCCTTCCTCGCCTGCTGCACAGGGAACCCAGAACATGACCTCACAGTTCACAGTTCACAGCATGGACAACAAGGCCTACACGCCCACCTCGAAGACCATCCACTCGAACAGCACCATTTTAAAACTTAACACGCCGCAATCGAATCTACCTCCTCAACTAATGCCCGGCATTTGGACGACCAAGATAATCGAAGATGGCCCACCTATGTGA
- the LOC6535322 gene encoding solute carrier family 22 member 4 isoform X1, translating to MLTNIGSSAITGNGKSTSGHNSGYGHVLVSGLYSNDSSSGISSASSKKLATGSDEANAQKTSSAKGDAYEDGDDDDEDEDDEDEDEDDDEDETTAEYPLLPLSDGAPLPPQVHSSSYISASRSPHFGALAGDLEPKYLPLPPTSPSNEKAKCEAKGPKGETNNNNSTSSNHNREGTHRRQHEYQLYPNDTFARLEGKSPKPNTKMQTKVDAVGRITGPWGKWQLRTVLLIFLCKIPSSWFMACIIFTAPAPRHGEFFCKPPNTIEAQNQTQWIKVSHPQKEESDDQEFSIDFCNVYQDAQEHAHHYYNYENSDQEPRVWEKPLNRNSNVIPCTEFQHESDYHSVVTQYDLVCSRDILVSVTQFFHLFGVLTGGILANQLLKYFSPRNVMLFGMITQIFCGNLTGHVASYELHVFFRCLSAVCCAQMYTAGGQIMADITGGKYRTCVSTLFEQFWSIGVMMLPGVASFWSSWSHLYMAISWPTVILIYLWQWIPDSPRWLIARGRTQDAKKILLECVEVNGTGYNLPHDIDQQLDLQAQTAMDAPPPSGWWSIWKGERAVRHIVCVHLAWSLYIVVYYGMLLNIRSFSRDHLYINTFFAGFSEMIGTFFGLFLILKTTRKWLWTGLFNIVAGCIAYCGWLVPKPSVIGLDPNVALLMCSAMVSKMAISTTLSILTTCTVELVSDDKKKITSFSTICWARFWLLGAPFIGSTVVFGQLIPQTAFASLAILGGLCTSLISSPRTHPILRPSSPAAQGTQNMTSQFTVHSMDNKAYTPTSKTIHSNSTILKLNTPQSNLPPQLMPGIWTTKIIEDGPPM from the exons ATGCTCACAAACATTGGCAGCAGTGCAATAACGGGTAATGGAAAGTCCACCAGTGGCCACAATAGTGGCTATGGTCATGTCCTAGTTAGCGGACTTTACTCGAACGACTCCTCCAGCGGAATCAGCAGTGCGAGCAGTAAGAAGTTGGCAACGGGCAGCGATGAGGCCAATGCCCAAAAGACGAGCAGTGCCAAAGGAGATGCCTATGAGGatggcgacgacgacgacgaagacgaagacgatgaagatgaagatgaggacgatgatgaggatgaaACTACG GCGGAATACCCTTTACTGCCCCTAAGCGACGGCGCGCCATTGCCCCCTCAAGTCCACAGTTCCTCGTACATATCAGCCAGTAGGTCGCCCCACTTCGGCGCCCTAGCTGGGGACCTTGAACCAAAGTACCTCCCACTACCACCCACTTCCCCGTCCAACGAGAAAGCCAAGTGCGAAGCCAAGGGTCCCAAAGGAGagacgaacaacaacaacagcaccagcagcaaccacaatCGCGAGGGTACCCATAGGCGCCAGCACGAGTATCAGCTCTATCCCAACGACACCTTCGCTCGACTGGAGGGAAAGTCCCCGAAGCCAAACACCAAGATGCAGACCAAGGTGGATGCGGTGGGGCGGATCACAGGTCCGTGGGGAAAGTGGCAGCTGCGCACGGTGCTACTGATCTTCTTGTGCAAGATTCCATCCTCCTGGTTCATGGCCTGCATCATTTTCACGGCCCCAGCACCGAGACATGGCGAGTTCTTCTGCAAGCCCCCCAACACAATTGAAGCCCAGAATCAAACGCAGTGGATCAAGGTCTCGCATCCGCAAAAGGAGGAGAGCGACGACCAGGAGTTCAGCATTGACTTCTGTAACGTTTACCAGGACGCCCAGGAGCACGCCCATCACTATTACAACTACGAGAACAGTGACCAGGAGCCGCGCGTGTGGGAGAAGCCCCTGAATCGCAACTCCAACGTAATTCCCTGTACGGAGTTCCAGCACGAGTCAGACTACCACTCGGTGGTCACGCAGTACGACTTGGTCTGCTCCCGGGACATTCTCGTTTCCGTCACCCAGTTCTTCCACCTCTTTGGCGTGCTCACCGGCGGCATTCTTGCTAATCAGCTGCTGAAATA TTTTAGCCCCCGAAATGTGATGCTCTTCGGCATGATCACACAGATATTTTGTGGTAACCTCACGGGGCACGTGGCCTCCTACGAGCTACATGTGTTCTTCCGGTGTCTCTCCGCCGTATGCTGTGCCCAGATGTACACGGCCGGAGGCCAAATCA TGGCCGACATAACAGGGGGAAAGTACCGAACGTGCGTCTCCACGCTGTTTGAGCAGTTCTGGTCTATAGGGGTAATGATGTTGCCCGGAGTAGCCAGCTTTTGGTCCAGCTGGTCCCACCTCTACATGGCCATCTCGTGGCCAACTGTGATACTAATTTATCTGTGGCA GTGGATTCCCGACTCGCCGCGATGGCTGATCGCCCGCGGACGCACTCAGGACGCCAAGAAGATCTTGCTGGAGTGCGTGGAGGTAAATGGGACGGGCTACAACCTGCCGCACGACATAGACCAGCAGCTGGACCTGCAGGCACAGACCGCCATGGACGCTCCTCCgccgagtgggtggtggtccATTTGGAAAGGAGAACGAGCGGTGAGACacattgtgtgtgtgcaccTGGCCTGGTCGCTATACATTGTGGTCTACTACGGCATGCTGCTCAATATCCGCTCCTTCAGTCGCGACCACCTTTACATAAACACCTTCTTCGCGGGCTTTAGCGAGATGATAGGCACTTTTTTCGGGCTCTTCCTGATTCTTAAGACCACCCGCAAGTGGCTGTGGACAGGACTCTTCAACATCGTGGCAGGCTGCATTGCCTATTGCGGCTGGCTGGTTCCGAAGCCCAGCGTAATTGGACTGGATCCGAATGTAGCCCTGCTGATGTGCTCGGCCATGGTCTCCAAGATGGCCATTTCCACTACGCTCAGTATACTGACAACCTGCACGGTGGAGCTGGTTTCAGATGACAAAAAAAAGATCACTTCCTTCTCCACAATTTGCTGGGCCCGCTTCTGGCTGCTGGGAGCGCCCTTTATTGGATCCACAGTGGTCTTCGGCCAGCTCATTCCCCAGACGGCCTTTGCCTCTCTGGCCATTCTCGGTGGCCTGTGCACGTCTCTGATCAGCAGTCCAAGGACACATCCCATCTTAAGGCCTTCCTCGCCTGCTGCACAGGGAACCCAGAACATGACCTCACAGTTCACAGTTCACAGCATGGACAACAAGGCCTACACGCCCACCTCGAAGACCATCCACTCGAACAGCACCATTTTAAAACTTAACACGCCGCAATCGAATCTACCTCCTCAACTAATGCCCGGCATTTGGACGACCAAGATAATCGAAGATGGCCCACCTATGTGA